In Myxococcus virescens, a single genomic region encodes these proteins:
- a CDS encoding enoyl-CoA hydratase/isomerase family protein, translating to MEAGEVRYEVQGAQALLTIDRPKARNALSPGVVRELMAALERAESDTSVRVVVLTGAGEKVFCAGGDLGTLAGDEGFLSTHEGRRSYGRLLTRFQELRKPTVARVNGHALAGGLGLVLACDLAVAVEGADLGTPEIDVGLFPMMMMALLQRHLGRKRALELVLTGDRLPAREALTLGLLNRVVPAAELDAAVGALAGKLAGKSQAVLALGRRAFFTAEDLPLPAALEYLASQLSLNVLADDAGEGISAFLEKRPPKWNDR from the coding sequence ATGGAAGCCGGAGAAGTCCGCTACGAAGTCCAAGGCGCCCAAGCGCTCCTGACCATTGACCGGCCCAAGGCCCGCAACGCCTTGTCCCCGGGGGTGGTGCGCGAGCTGATGGCCGCGCTGGAGCGGGCCGAATCCGACACCTCGGTGCGCGTGGTGGTGCTGACGGGCGCCGGTGAGAAGGTCTTCTGCGCGGGCGGGGACCTGGGAACCCTGGCCGGTGACGAGGGCTTCCTGTCCACGCACGAGGGCCGCCGTTCCTATGGGCGACTGCTGACGCGCTTCCAGGAGCTGCGCAAGCCCACCGTGGCGCGCGTCAACGGACACGCGCTGGCGGGTGGCCTGGGGCTGGTGCTCGCGTGTGACCTGGCCGTCGCCGTGGAGGGCGCGGACCTGGGCACGCCCGAAATCGACGTGGGCCTCTTCCCGATGATGATGATGGCGCTGCTCCAGCGTCACCTGGGCCGCAAGCGCGCGCTGGAGCTGGTGCTCACCGGAGACCGGCTGCCCGCGCGCGAGGCGCTGACGTTGGGGCTGCTCAACCGCGTGGTGCCGGCCGCGGAGCTGGACGCCGCGGTGGGCGCGCTCGCCGGAAAGCTGGCGGGGAAGAGCCAGGCGGTGCTGGCGTTGGGGCGCCGTGCCTTCTTCACCGCCGAGGACCTGCCGCTGCCCGCCGCGCTGGAGTACCTGGCCTCGCAGCTGTCGCTGAACGTGCTGGCGGACGACGCGGGGGAAGGCATCTCCGCGTTCCTGGAGAAGCGTCCCCCGAAGTGGAACGATCGCTGA
- a CDS encoding TetR/AcrR family transcriptional regulator, whose protein sequence is MGQQSKPAAESGTRESERRRTILRAAIDVFARKGYHGCRIADVAKEAGVAYGLVYHYFKNKDELLETVFDTGWSGFVTRVRAVVEGEGPLAEKVRGIVEVAFEAYRVDPRAVKVLILEIARSPAGSRINRQTAFVDAIRLSSALFNAAEERGELRPGLDPHLASALLFGNIEMALTAFVVGLADARDPDALERAKSQIADSFLYGVLTGAQAAEVSEWKPEKSATKSKAPKRS, encoded by the coding sequence GTGGGTCAGCAGAGCAAGCCGGCGGCGGAGAGTGGCACGCGCGAAAGCGAGCGCCGCCGCACCATCCTCCGCGCGGCCATCGACGTGTTCGCGCGCAAGGGCTACCACGGCTGCCGCATCGCGGACGTGGCGAAGGAGGCCGGCGTCGCGTACGGGCTCGTCTACCACTACTTCAAGAACAAGGATGAGCTGCTCGAGACGGTGTTCGACACCGGCTGGAGCGGCTTCGTCACGCGCGTGCGCGCGGTGGTGGAGGGCGAAGGCCCGCTGGCGGAGAAGGTCCGCGGCATCGTCGAGGTGGCCTTCGAGGCCTACCGGGTGGACCCGCGCGCGGTGAAGGTGCTCATCCTGGAGATTGCGCGCAGCCCGGCGGGCTCGCGCATCAACCGGCAGACGGCGTTCGTGGATGCCATCCGGCTCAGCTCGGCGCTCTTCAACGCCGCGGAGGAGCGGGGCGAGCTGCGGCCGGGGCTGGACCCGCACCTGGCCTCCGCGCTCCTCTTCGGCAACATCGAAATGGCGCTCACTGCCTTCGTCGTGGGGCTGGCCGACGCGCGCGACCCCGACGCGCTGGAGCGGGCGAAGTCGCAGATTGCCGACTCCTTCCTTTACGGCGTCCTCACGGGTGCCCAGGCAGCGGAGGTGTCCGAATGGAAGCCGGAGAAGTCCGCTACGAAGTCCAAGGCGCCCAAGCGCTCCTGA
- a CDS encoding helix-turn-helix domain-containing protein — MSDLGKRIGQRIRELRTQRPERWTQEELAERAQISVSFLSMIERGERVPHVETLAALANALGVSLGELFTGTEQTLAQTEDLLRPLSDFARARGLTARDVDRLLGVARVMFSGTAA; from the coding sequence GTGTCGGACCTCGGAAAACGAATTGGGCAGCGCATCCGCGAGCTTCGGACACAGCGGCCGGAGCGCTGGACGCAGGAAGAGCTCGCTGAGCGGGCGCAGATCAGCGTGTCGTTCCTTTCCATGATCGAGCGTGGCGAGCGTGTCCCCCATGTGGAGACGCTGGCGGCCCTGGCCAACGCCCTGGGCGTGAGCCTGGGCGAGCTCTTCACGGGAACGGAGCAGACCCTTGCTCAGACGGAGGACCTCCTGCGGCCCCTGTCTGACTTCGCCCGCGCCCGTGGCCTCACCGCCCGGGACGTGGACCGTCTGCTGGGCGTGGCCCGGGTGATGTTCAGCGGCACCGCCGCCTGA
- a CDS encoding LPS-assembly protein LptD, translating to MSFLVPLAAALLVSTSQVPLATPLALPNGETAQLAADLVVYEADTKVVTARGNAVLRTETMQLRADEVTYDEVNQLVTASGSVMFVGPSGLAAVADTAKMDVRTYEANLEGGLFMQKQGVTQEALFTAKTPQELRAMGETPLLMSGSRIRRTGENTFLVEDLAFTPCNCSPGEPGWRMEASSATVVLGERATMTLPVVYVKSVPVFALPWLYMPLSQRRTGLLLPKPTFSSLNGFSLEQPLFITLGQSYDVTLTPGYFSGGYELHTVPGATEQVREPRYLGVKGPRLLTEFRYAPSERTRGRATLGFLYDLRPIRDPRSFVFYRRTEGGVASPEFVDERRGLRGEASWQHTQDMGGGWHNRVDASFVSDGNYTRDLTADLVTREFTYLRSTGTVFKRQDDLYAGLDVALRQDIRWGYRFFQDNRIPAATDPSRPDLKGPTTFQRLPAITLALPERPVLGGIMGGLSVQYLRLAPLRGGYGDEGIDGIFRADGFYVPFGSAGWPFPADTTQSDGIFNSNDREARDRVDFFPRLSTSFALGSLMRVSPSLGMRQDVWLGEVSGRTWQRGYPIAGLLLESQVARVFEGRETSFRHAITPSLELRYVPGGWGRLPSAGASGEDLARPYDEVDAAVPFQSDGRTRGFLHAVLAVDQTLRFKRGNDIREPLRLRIGQGFDLTRHVPAAGKVDDPGPVLRDTFARLSATAGIFTAAGTVRYDPNAGRISGLSAEVNVDNGKGHAVYARFDDLLWSGGDALNRGADPRSVGPDVLRRSLDTLVGGISRVEPGFPPAERAQALIAGTRLKLGFGLGVRYEAIVQPLYQDLVTQENRPLAQQTFGLSYGPACDCWRVEGVVTLRRELGLEFSGINLIVADFGSFGSGG from the coding sequence ATGAGCTTCCTCGTTCCGCTCGCCGCCGCGCTGCTGGTCTCCACCTCGCAGGTGCCACTCGCCACCCCGTTGGCTCTGCCCAACGGTGAGACGGCGCAGCTGGCCGCGGACCTGGTCGTCTACGAAGCGGACACGAAGGTCGTCACCGCGCGCGGCAACGCCGTGCTGCGCACGGAGACGATGCAGCTTCGCGCCGACGAGGTGACGTACGACGAGGTGAACCAGCTCGTCACCGCCTCGGGCAGCGTGATGTTCGTGGGCCCCAGCGGCCTGGCCGCGGTCGCCGACACCGCGAAGATGGATGTGCGCACCTACGAGGCGAACCTCGAGGGCGGCCTCTTCATGCAGAAGCAGGGCGTCACCCAGGAGGCCCTGTTCACGGCGAAGACGCCCCAGGAGCTGCGGGCCATGGGAGAGACGCCCCTCCTCATGAGCGGCTCGCGCATCCGCCGGACGGGGGAGAACACCTTCCTCGTGGAGGACCTGGCCTTCACGCCGTGCAACTGCAGCCCGGGTGAGCCCGGCTGGCGCATGGAGGCGTCGTCGGCCACCGTCGTCCTGGGCGAGCGCGCCACGATGACGCTGCCCGTGGTGTACGTGAAGTCCGTGCCTGTGTTCGCGCTGCCGTGGCTCTACATGCCGCTGTCTCAGCGGCGCACCGGTCTGCTGCTGCCCAAGCCCACCTTCTCCTCGCTCAATGGCTTCTCCCTGGAGCAGCCCCTCTTCATCACGCTGGGGCAGAGCTACGACGTGACGCTCACGCCGGGGTACTTCAGCGGCGGCTACGAACTGCATACCGTTCCCGGCGCCACCGAGCAGGTCCGGGAGCCGCGCTACCTGGGCGTGAAGGGGCCGCGCCTGCTCACCGAGTTCCGTTATGCGCCCAGCGAGCGGACCCGGGGACGGGCGACGTTGGGATTCCTCTACGACCTCCGGCCCATCCGGGATCCGCGCAGCTTCGTGTTCTACCGGCGGACGGAGGGCGGTGTCGCCTCGCCTGAGTTCGTCGACGAGCGGCGAGGACTCCGGGGCGAGGCGTCCTGGCAACACACCCAGGACATGGGGGGAGGGTGGCACAACCGGGTCGACGCCTCGTTCGTCTCGGACGGCAACTACACCCGCGACCTCACGGCGGACCTCGTCACCCGCGAGTTCACCTACCTGCGCAGCACGGGCACGGTGTTCAAGCGCCAGGACGACCTCTATGCGGGCCTCGACGTGGCGCTGCGCCAGGACATCCGGTGGGGGTATCGCTTCTTCCAGGACAACCGCATCCCGGCGGCCACGGACCCTTCGCGCCCGGACCTGAAGGGCCCCACCACGTTCCAGCGCTTGCCGGCCATCACCCTGGCCCTGCCCGAGCGGCCCGTGCTGGGCGGAATCATGGGGGGCCTGTCGGTGCAGTACCTGCGGCTCGCGCCCCTGCGAGGCGGGTACGGCGACGAGGGCATCGACGGCATCTTCCGGGCCGACGGGTTCTATGTCCCGTTCGGCTCTGCCGGGTGGCCGTTTCCCGCGGACACCACGCAGTCCGATGGCATCTTCAATTCGAACGACCGCGAAGCCCGCGACCGCGTGGACTTCTTCCCCCGCCTGTCGACGTCCTTCGCTCTGGGCAGTCTGATGCGCGTGTCGCCCTCCCTGGGCATGCGCCAGGACGTGTGGCTGGGCGAGGTGTCGGGCCGGACGTGGCAGCGGGGGTACCCCATCGCCGGGCTGCTGCTCGAAAGCCAGGTGGCGCGCGTCTTCGAGGGACGTGAGACGAGCTTCCGCCATGCCATCACCCCTTCGCTGGAGCTGCGCTACGTGCCGGGCGGGTGGGGCCGGCTTCCCTCGGCCGGGGCCTCCGGGGAGGACCTGGCCCGCCCCTATGACGAAGTGGACGCCGCGGTGCCGTTCCAGAGCGACGGCCGCACCCGGGGCTTCCTCCACGCGGTGCTCGCCGTGGACCAGACGCTGCGCTTCAAGCGCGGCAACGACATCCGCGAACCGCTGCGCCTGCGCATCGGACAGGGCTTCGACCTCACCCGACACGTGCCCGCGGCGGGGAAGGTGGACGACCCGGGGCCCGTGCTGCGCGACACCTTCGCCCGCCTCAGCGCCACCGCCGGAATCTTCACGGCCGCGGGCACCGTTCGCTACGACCCCAACGCGGGCCGCATCTCCGGGCTCTCCGCGGAGGTGAATGTCGACAACGGCAAGGGGCACGCCGTGTACGCGCGCTTCGATGACCTGCTGTGGAGCGGCGGAGATGCGCTCAACCGCGGCGCGGATCCCCGTTCCGTGGGACCCGATGTGCTCCGCCGCTCGCTGGATACCTTGGTAGGCGGGATATCCCGAGTAGAGCCCGGCTTCCCTCCGGCCGAACGGGCTCAAGCCCTCATCGCGGGTACGCGTTTGAAGCTCGGATTTGGGCTGGGAGTGCGGTACGAAGCAATTGTGCAACCGCTTTACCAGGATCTAGTAACTCAAGAAAATCGCCCTCTTGCTCAGCAGACATTCGGCCTCTCGTATGGGCCTGCATGCGACTGCTGGCGGGTAGAGGGGGTGGTGACGCTGCGGCGAGAGCTGGGGCTGGAATTCTCCGGCATCAACCTCATCGTGGCGGATTTCGGATCCTTTGGTTCCGGAGGCTAG